TCGCTGTGGCTGTTCCGGCCCGAGGCCAACGCCGAGCGGATGAAGCGCTCCAGCCACCGCCTCGCGCTGCCGGTGCTCGAGGTGCCGGACTTCATCCAGGCCGTCGAGGAGCTGGTGAAGGTCGACGCGCGGTGGGTGCCGGGGAACCCCGACGGCGGCGAGAAGAGCCTCTACCTGCGCCCGTTCATGTTCGCCTCGGAGAAGTTCCTCGGCGTGCGCCCGGCCCAGCACGTCACCTTCATGGTGATCGCGAGCCCGGCCGGTGCCTACTTCAAGGGCGGCATCAAGCCGGTCACCCTGTGGCTGACCGAGGAGTACACCCGCGCCGGCCGTGGCGGCATGGGCGCGGCCAAGACCGGCGGCAACTACGCCTCGTCGCTGGTCGCGCAGCAGGAGGCCTACGCCCAGGGCTGCGACCAGGTCGTCTTCCTCGACGCCCAGGAGGGCAGGTACGTCGAGGAGCTCGGCGGGATGAACATGTACTTCGTCTTCGACGACGGCTCGATCGTCACCCCGGAGACCGGCACCATCCTCGAGGGCATCACCCGCTCCTCGATCATCGAGCTGGCCGGCAAGATGGGCCACCAGGTCACCGAGCGCAAGTTCGGCATCGACGAGTGGCGCGAGGGCGTCGCCAGCGGCCGGATCACCGAGATCTTCGCCTGCGGCACCGCCGCCGTGGTCACCCCCGTCGGCTCGCTGAAGTACACCGGCGGCGAGACCCCGGCACCCGCCAGCCAGGACCTGACCATGCGGATCCGCGAGGCGCTCGTCGGCGTCCAGCTCGGCCGAGCCGAGGACACCTTCGGCTGGATGCGCCGCATCGACTGAGGTTCGCCGCGAGCCGGGTGGGTGCGGGCGACCTGCCGGTCACTGCCCGCCACCCGGCTCGCGGAGGAAGCGCCCGACCGCTGCGGCCACGGCGGCGGCGTGACTGACCGCGAGGCCGTGGTCGGCCCCGGCGACCACCACGTCGGCAGCGTCCGGGAACCACGCGAGCACCTGGCGTCGTACGGCGGCCCACCAGGGGCCGCTCGCGTCGCCACCGACGTGCAGGACCGGGCAGCGGACCCGGGCCGCGTCGACGGCGGTGAACGTCCACGCGAGCAGGGCGGGCAGGTCGGCGCCGAGGAAGGTCGCTGCGTCTCGACGCACCTGGGCGCGGGCGTCCGGGACGACCGGCTCCAGCGCTGCCCACCACTCCGGCGGCGCCTGCATCGCGAGGAAGGCGTCGAGCGCGGCCTCCACCCCCTGCTCCCGGCGGAGCTCGAGCAGGTCCGAGACCACCTCCAGGAACGCGGCCCGGTGCTCGCTCACGCTCGGTGGCGGCTCGAGCAGCACCAGGCTCGCGACCCGGTCCGGGTGGGCCGCCGCGAGATCGAGCGCGACGGCGGCGGAGTAGGAGTAGCCCAGCACGTGCGCCCGGTCGAGGCCGAGCTCGTCGAGCAGGACCACGCAGTCGTCGGCATCGGTCGCGATCGACGGCACGGGGTGCGGCGGCGGACTGCCGGCGTACCCCCGTCGGTGCAGGACCAGGCGGCGGTGGCCGGCGAGGTCGGGCTGCAGCGCGAGCGGGAGCAGCTCGTCGGCGGTCAGCCCCGTCTGGACCATCAGCAGCGGGACGCCGTCACCGAGGTCGTGCACCTCCAGCGAGGGAGCCATGGCCCATGGTGGCACGCGATACTGGCTGGCATGGCCCACCCGATCATGTTCCGCGACGACGATCCCGGCCTGGTCGAGCTGCGTGCCATCTGTCTCGCGCTGCCGGGCGCCGAGGAGCGGGTCAGCCACGGCCGGCCGACCTTCCGGGCCGGCAGGATCTTCGCCGCCTTCGGAGGCAGCGAGAAGATCAGGCGGGGGAGCACCGGATGGTGCCGAGCGCCTTCATCTTCACCCCCGACGCCGTCGACCTGCCGGCCCTCGACGAGGACCCGAGGTTCTTCGTGCCTGCCTACTACGGCCCGTACGGCGGCCGGGCGATCGACCTCGCCGACCCCGACGTGGACTGGGCCGAGATCGCCGAGCTGGCCGACGCGTCGTACCGCCGCGTCGCCCCGAAGCGCCTGGTCGCGGAGCTCGACGCCCGTGGTCGGGCGTAGCGACCGGTGTGCCCGGGCCTGATCCGGTGCCCGGCTGGGTAGCCTCTGGCTGTGACCCTCCGCCCGGACAGCAGCGCGCCCACGCACGTGGGGCGCTACACGCTGCTCACCAAGCTCGGCGAGGGTGGGATGGGCATCGTGCACCTGGCGCAGGGTCCCGACGGGCAGCGCGTCGCGCTCAAGGTGCTGCGCCCGCAGGTCGTGGGTGACCAGGAGGCTCGCAACCGGCTGGCGCGCGAGGTCGGCTCGCTGACCCGGGTGCGCAGCCCCTGGGTCGCGGAGATGCTCGACGCCGACCCGTGGGCCGAGGTGCCCTACGTCGTCACCCGCTACGTCCCGGGATTCTCCCTGCACGAGCACGTCGCGACCGAGGGCCCGGTCGCCGGCCGCGACCTGCTCTGGCTCGCCGGCTGCCTCGCGGAGGGGATCGCCGCGGTGCACGGGTCAGGCGTCCTGCACCGTGACGTGAAGCCGGGCAACGTGCTGATGGAGGGCCGCACCCCGATCCTCATCGACTTCGGGCTCGCGCGCGTCGCCGACGACGTCCGGCTGACCCAGACCGGCTGGCTGCTGGGCACGCCCGGGTACCTCGCTCCCGAGATCCTGTACGGGGACGAGGCGACCCCGGCCGCCGACGTGCACGCGTGGGCGGCCACGGTCGCCTACGCCGCGAGCGGGCGCCCGCCGTACGGACGCGGTCCCTCGATGGCCGTCATGGATCGCACCCGTCGTGGCCAGCACGACCTCGCAGGCATCGAGAGCCCGCTGGCCGAGGTGCTCGCCGCCGCCCTCGACCCCGACCCGCTCGAGCGGCCGCTGCTCGAGGAGCTGCTCGCCTGGCTGCGCCCGCTCAGCACCCGGCCCGAGCTGCCTCCCGCGCCCCCGCCCGGCGCGTTGTTCACCCCGTCGGGCCCCGTCCCCGACGACTTCACGCTCCCGTTGGCGCTCGCCGCGCACGGCGGCGCACCCGTGCCGCCCGGGCCGGACACCCCGCCCACGGTGCCGGAGCCGGCCGCGCCCGGCACCCAGGTCCTGCCCACCCAGGCGGCACCGGCCGCCGCGCCCGTACCTCCGCCCGCGCCGCCGCCGCCGGCCGCGGCGATGGCGCGGATGGAGGAGCAGTTCGACCAGGCCTGGGACCTCGAGCAGGCGTTCGTCGCACAGCCGAAGCCCCCGCTCGCCGAGCGACTGCGCCGCTGGACGGCGGTCGGGCTCGGTGCCGTCGCGCTCGGGGCAGGCTTCGCCGCCGCACCGTGGGTCGCCACCGCCGTGGTCGTGCTCGCCGTGTGGCTGCTGCGCGCCGGCTCCCTGGCGGCGTCGGCGGTCGCCAGTCGTCGTACGGTCCGCGGCGTCAAGTGGTACGACGGCCTGCGCTGGGTCACGACCAGTCCGTGGCACCTCCTGCGGGCCGTGACCGGCACGGTCGTGCTCGTGTCCTGGAGCGCCGGGCTCGGCGTGGCCGCGGGCCTGCTGGCCTACGCGCTGGCGCTCGACGTACCGACCACGTTGCTGGCCGGCGGCGCGACCCTCGGCGTCGCGCTGTGGTCCGGGCCGGGCAGCAGCAGGTTCCGTTCGCCGCTCTCGCGGGTGCTCGCCCCGCTCGCGCGCCGGCCGGTGCCGTGGTTGCTGACCTGCGCGCTGGTGCTCGCTGTCGCGGCCGGCCTGGGCGTGCTCGTCGCCGGCAACGGAGTCGCGTGGTTCCCCTGGACCACGGGCCCCTTCGACCTGTGAGCCCGTGGACTCCGAGCCGGGCGAGCGGGCATCCGTGGCACACTGACCTCGTGAGCACCATCACCACGATCATTAGTTAGCGCGTCCGACGCCCGTCGGACGCGCCAGCCTCTCGTTGTCGGGAGGCTTTTGTTTTGCCCAGGTGACACCCAGCGAGAGATCCCCGATGAACCAGCAGCTCGACCTCCACGGCTCGTTCCACGTCTACGACACCACCCTGCGCGACGGCATGCAGCAGGAGGGGCTCAACCCCACGGTGGCCGACAAGCTCGCCATCGCGCGGCACCTGGACGGGCTCGGCGTCGGCTACATCGAGGGCGGCTGGCCGGGTGCGAACCCCAAGGACACCGAGTTCTTCCGGCGCGCAGCCGTCGAGCTGGACCTCGAGCACGCCCGGCTCGCGGCGTTCGGCTCGACCCGACGCGCCGGCCTGCTCGCCGCCGACGACCCGCAGGTCGCGGCGCTGCGTGAGAGTGGGGCAGGCGTCGTCACCCTGGTCGCGAAGTCCCACGTCGGGCACGTCGAGAAGGCGCTGCGGACCACGCTCGAGGAGAACCTCGCGATGATCCGCGACACCGTCTCCCACCTGCGGGCCGAGGGACAGCAGGTGTTCCTCGACGCCGAGCACTTCTTCGACGGCTACCGGCTCGACCGGGCCTACGCGCTCGAGGTGCTGCGGACGGCGTACGACGCCGGTGCGGAGGTCATCGCGCTGTGCGACACCAACGGCGGCATGCTTCCGGGCTGGGTCTCCGACGTCGTCAACGACGTCCTCGAGACGACCCAGGTCCGCGTCGGCATCCACTGCCACAACGACACCGGTCTCGCGGTCGCCAACACGCTCGCGGCCGTCGAGGCGGGCGCGACCCACGTCCAGGGCTGCATCAACGGCTACGGAGAGCGCACCGGCAACGCCGACCTCGTCAACGTCGTCGCCAACCTCGAGCTCAAGCTCGACCGGCAGGTGCTGCCGCCCGGCCTGCTCACCGAGGCCACCCGGATCGCCCACGCCGTCGCGGAGGTGACCAACGTGCCGCCGGCCGCGCGCCAGCCCTACGTCGGCGCCTCGGCCTTCGCGCACAAGGCCGGCCTGCACGCCAGCGCGATCAAGGTCGACCCCGACCTCTACCAGCACATGGACCCGGCCGGGGTGGGCAACGACATGCGTCTGCTCGTCTCGGACATGGCCGGTCGCGCGACCATCGAGCTCAAGGGCAAGGAGCTCGGCTTCGACCTCTCCGACAACCCCGAGCTGGTCACCCGGGTGACCAACCGGGTCAAGGAGCTCGAGCTGCGCGGCTACACCTTCGAGGCCGCGGACGCGTCCTTCGAGCTGCTCCTCGCCGAGGAGGTGGACGGCCGGCGGCCGTCGTACTTCGACGTCGAGAGCTGGCGGGTGATCACCGAGACGCTCACCCACGCCGCGCCGGGCGAGGAGGCGGTCTCCGAGGCGACCGTGAAGCTCACCGCCGCCGACGTGCGCTACGTCGTGACGGGGGAGGGCAACGGCCCGGTCAACGCGCTCGACCAGGCGCTGCGCTCGGCGATCGAGCAGGCGTACCCCGAGATCGCGAAGTTCGAGCTGATCGACTTCAAGGTCCGCATCCTCGACCAGGGCCACGGCACCGACGCCATCACCCGTGTGCTCATCGAGACCACCGACGGCGCGTCCTCGTGGGTGACGGTCGGCGTCGGCGCGAACGTCATCGAGGCATCCTGGGAGGCGCTCGTGGACAGCCTCACCTACGGGCTGCTGCGCCACCACCAGGACTGATCTCCCGCTGCTGCCGCGGGCGATGAGTCCCGCGGCCGCGGCCGGTCCATCCTGCATGGACACCCTCGTGAGCGGACTGGGCCTGGTGGAGTCACCGCGGTGGCACGACGGCCGGATCTGGTTCAGCGACTGGACGCACGGCCGGATCATCGCGGTCGACGAGCACGACTGCGTCGAGGTGGTCGTCGAGCACCCGTCGCTGCCGCTGTGCTTCGACTTCCTGCCCGACGGGCGGCTGGTCCTGGTGTCGAACCAGGTGCACGCGCTGCTCGTCCGGGAGCCGGACGGCACCCTGGTGAGGTACGCCGACCTGGCCGGGCTGTCGTCGTACGGCCACAACGACATCGTGGTCGACCGCCTCGGCCGGGCGTACGTCAACAGCTGCGACTTCGACTTCGCCGTCGGCCCGCCGGACGGAGCCCGGGCGCCCGGCTTCGTGGCGCTCGTGCTGCCCGACGGCACCGCCCGCGTGGTGGCCGACGACCTCGCGTTCCCCAACGGGATGGCCCTCACCGCCGACGGCCGGACGCTGGTCGTCGCGGACTCCTACCGCTCGCAGCTGGTGGGATTCGACATCGCCGAGGACGGCTCCCTGTCGCGACGGCGGATCTGGGCCGACCTCGGCACCGACAACCCCGACGGCATCTGCCTCGATGCCGAGGGGGCCGCCTGGTACGCCGACGTCCCGCACCGGCGCTGCGTCCGCGTCGCCGAGGGCGGCGAGGTGCTGCGCACCGTCGAGCTGGACCGCGGCGGGTTCGCCTGCGCGATCGACGGCGACCGGCTCTACGTCGTCGCCGCGCACTGGCCGGGGCCCGCGGAGCTCCCGACCTTCCAGGACTGGGACGGTCAGCTGCTGCGGGTGGCGCTGGGCTGAGCGACGACCCGCGCGACCAGGTCGTTCCAGCCGGCGACGACCTGCGCCTCGCTCATCCCGCCGGCGTCCATCAGCTGGCGCAGCACCGGCACGCCCAGCGGCGCGACCAGCGCCGTCGCCAGGTAGCCCAGGTCGCCCTGCACCCCGAGCTGGGACAGCAGCATCCGCACGTGCAACGACACGAACCCGAGCACGGCGTAGTTCTCGCCCCACGTGGTCCCCGCCGCCTCGATGAGCGCGGCCTGCTCGCGGTGGTGGCGAAGCCGGGACGCGCCGAACGCCAGCAGCCGCTCCATGGGCGGCGCACCCGGGCCCAACGGCGGGGGCCCGCTGATCACGCTCGCCTGCCACTCCTCCTCGCGGTGGTTGAGCAGCGAGGCCATCAGCCCCTCGCGGCTCCCGAACCGCCGGAACACCGTGCCCTTGCCCACGCCCGCCCGGGCGGCGACCGCCTCGGTCGTGAGGTCGTCGACCCCGCAGCTCTCGATCAGCTCGGCCGCGGCCCGCAGCAGCGCCTCCCGGTTGCGGGCGGCGTCGCGTCGTACGACGGGCGCGGTCGTGATCAGCGGGAGGTCCTTCGGCATGGTGAGGCCACCCTAGGTCGCGGCGCCGACAGGCGTTCGCGAAAAAACTCCTCGCACCCCGGGAATGAAAGCGGACCGTGGTCCGTTTCGACCTCCATGACTGACACCCAGAGCACCCGCGTCGCCGTCCTCGTCGGATCCCTCCGGGCCGACTCCCTCAACCGCAAGCTCGCCGAGATCCTGCGCGACGAGGCGCCGGCCGGCGTCACGCTGGACATCATCGAGGGCCTCGGCGAGGTCCCGTTCTACAACGAGGACCTCGACGGCGAGTCTGCCCCTGCCGCCGCCGTCGCCCTGCGCGAGCGCGTCGCCTCCGCCGACCGCGTCCTGGCGGTCACCCCCGAGTACAACGGCACCATGCCCGCGGTCCTCAACAACGCGATCGACTGGATCTCGCGCCCGTACGGCGCCGGCGCCGTGGTCGGCAAGCCGTTCGGCGTCATCGGTGCCACCCCGACGCCCTACGGCGGCAAGTGGGCCCACGGTGACACCGCTCGCTCCGCCGGCATCGCCGGTGCGATCGTCGTCGAGGACGTCACCGTCTCCCAGCCGGCCGTCGACGTCGACCCGACCACCGACCCCGAGGTCCGCGCCAAGCTGCTCGCCGCGCTCGGCACCCTGGTCGAGTTCGCCCCCGAGGTGAGCGCGGCCTGACCCCGCCGTCCCGACGCCGCTGCCGCACGCCCACCGCGTGCGGCAGCGGCATTTTTGGTGAGGCTCCTTACCGGTGACAGCGCGTCACAACAAGAGTTGATCTTCTGGTGAGGGTTCGGCTGAATGGGCCCGATCGCTGCACCCCTCGCTCCCAGGAGAACCCATGCCGCTGCTCCCGTCCCGTCGTGCCCGAGCCCGCCTCGCCGCTCTCGTCGCGCTCGTCGCCCTCCCGGCCGCCACCCTCGTCCCGACCGCCCGGGCGGCCGACGAGCCGCACCCGTTCGAGGTCTTCCGCAACTGCCCGGCCCAGCAGATGCTGGCCGAGGCCGACGACGCGTCGACGTCGTGCGTCACCGCCGTGGTGACCGGCGGCACCTTCGTGATCGGCAAGGGCACCGTGCCCGTGACGGCGCAGTCGGTGCTCTCGCTCGGCATCGCGAGCGTCGGCGCAGGGGAGAAGACCTTCGGGACGCCCGGCAAGGTGTTCACCTCGTCCCCGATGCAGGTCCCCGGCGGGCTGCTCGGCGTGCCGGGTGTCGAGCGGTTGCTGCCCGGCCTCACCGACGTGACCGCCACGGTCGAGCTCGCCACCACGCAGCTCCCGCAGATCGACATCCTCGCCTCGATCTACGGCGGCGAGGTGGTCGCCCTGCCCGTGAAGATCCGGCTCAGGAACGCCCTGCTCGGCGGCGGCTGCTACATCGGGTCGAACGCGAACCCGATCGTGCTGCACCTGGCCATGGAGAAGGCCGGGTCCTTCGAGTTCGTGCCCGTCGGCGAGGCCGGCAGCCTGATCCACGCCCGGGGCGGTGTCGTCGTCGACCGGTCCTTCGCCGTCCCGGCGGCCACCGGGTGCGGGGTCGGCGGCCTGCTCAACGGAGTCGTCAACGCCCGTCAGGGCCTGCCGTCGCCGGCCGGCAAGAACAGCGCCGTCCTCGACCAGGACGCCTACCTCGGCGGCCCGGCCTCGGAGGTCCTCGCCTTCCAGCAGCGCTGATCTCGCCCGAGCACCCGACGGCTAGGGTCGGGTCGTGGCCGAACTCCACGACCTGACCGCCCTCGAGCAGGGGGCGCTGATCCGCTCCGGCGAGATCAGCCCCGTCGAGCTCACCGAGCACTACCTCGAACGCGCCGCGCGTCTCCCGCAGGAGTACGTCGACGGCGCGTTCGTGCACCGGGACCCGGATGCCGCGCGGCGCCGCGCCCGGGAGGTCGCGGCGGTGGGTCCGGTCGGGGACGGTGCGTCCCCGCTGGCCGGCGTACCGACGGCGATCAAGGACCTCAACCTCACCCGCGGTGTCCCGACCGCGTTCGGGTCACCGGCGTTCGCGGGCTACGTGCCCGACGTGTCCGACAGCGTCGCGCTGGCGATCGAGGACGCCGGACTGGTCAGCCTCGGGAAGACGAGCACGCCCGAGTTCGGCTCACCCTGCTACACCGAGCCGGAGGGTCGCCCGCCCGCCGTCACGCCGTGGGACACGACCCGGATGGCGGGTGGCTCGTCGGGGGGTGCGGCGTCCGCCGTCGCGGCCGGGCTGGTGCCGGTCGCGCAGGGCTCCGACGGCGGCGGCTCGATCCGGATCCCGGCGTCCTGCTGCGGGCTGGTCGGGCTGAAGCCGACCCGCGGCCGGATCAGCGGCTTCCCCGTGTACGGCGACCCGGTCGGGCTGGCCGTGTCGGGCCCGATCGCCCGCACGGTCGCGGACGCCGCGGCGCTCCTCGACGTGCTCGCCGGCCGCCGCGCCGGCGACCCGGCCTGGGCCCCCGACCCGACCGGGACCTTCCTGTCCGCCGCGGGCCGCGAGCCCGGCCGGCTGCGGATCGCCCGCTTCGACCGGCCGGTGATCGCGGACGTCGAGGTGCACCCGGAGGTCCAGCAGGCGTACGACGACGCCTCGCGCCTGCTCGCCTCGCTCGGTCATGTGATCGAGGACGTGCAGGTGCCCCTGCCGCCTGAGGCGGTCGCCGTCTTCGAGACCTGCTGGGCGGTGCTCACGGCGCTCTCGACGGTTCCGCTCGAGCCTGCCCAGCGCGAGCAGATCAGGCCGCTCACCCGCTGGCTCGGCGAGCGCGGCGAGGCCGTCTCCGGACCGGAGTTCGGGCTGGCGATCGGGGCGATGCGCCGCTACGCCGCGGGCGCGCTGGTCGCGCTGGCGCCGTACGACATCGTGCTCACCCCGACCCTCGCCGCCCCGCCGCTGCCCGTCGGTGCCCTCCGCGACGACGACGACCCGGCGGCCGACTTCGAGGCGCAGAAGCGCTTCACACCGTGGACCTCCGCGTGGAACGTGACCGGCATGCCGGCGATCTCGCTGCCGCTCCACCAGACCTCCGACGGACTACCGGTCGGCGTCATGCTCGCCGCC
This genomic interval from Nocardioides kongjuensis contains the following:
- a CDS encoding alpha/beta fold hydrolase; its protein translation is MAPSLEVHDLGDGVPLLMVQTGLTADELLPLALQPDLAGHRRLVLHRRGYAGSPPPHPVPSIATDADDCVVLLDELGLDRAHVLGYSYSAAVALDLAAAHPDRVASLVLLEPPPSVSEHRAAFLEVVSDLLELRREQGVEAALDAFLAMQAPPEWWAALEPVVPDARAQVRRDAATFLGADLPALLAWTFTAVDAARVRCPVLHVGGDASGPWWAAVRRQVLAWFPDAADVVVAGADHGLAVSHAAAVAAAVGRFLREPGGGQ
- a CDS encoding protein kinase domain-containing protein, with the translated sequence MTLRPDSSAPTHVGRYTLLTKLGEGGMGIVHLAQGPDGQRVALKVLRPQVVGDQEARNRLAREVGSLTRVRSPWVAEMLDADPWAEVPYVVTRYVPGFSLHEHVATEGPVAGRDLLWLAGCLAEGIAAVHGSGVLHRDVKPGNVLMEGRTPILIDFGLARVADDVRLTQTGWLLGTPGYLAPEILYGDEATPAADVHAWAATVAYAASGRPPYGRGPSMAVMDRTRRGQHDLAGIESPLAEVLAAALDPDPLERPLLEELLAWLRPLSTRPELPPAPPPGALFTPSGPVPDDFTLPLALAAHGGAPVPPGPDTPPTVPEPAAPGTQVLPTQAAPAAAPVPPPAPPPPAAAMARMEEQFDQAWDLEQAFVAQPKPPLAERLRRWTAVGLGAVALGAGFAAAPWVATAVVVLAVWLLRAGSLAASAVASRRTVRGVKWYDGLRWVTTSPWHLLRAVTGTVVLVSWSAGLGVAAGLLAYALALDVPTTLLAGGATLGVALWSGPGSSRFRSPLSRVLAPLARRPVPWLLTCALVLAVAAGLGVLVAGNGVAWFPWTTGPFDL
- the cimA gene encoding citramalate synthase: MNQQLDLHGSFHVYDTTLRDGMQQEGLNPTVADKLAIARHLDGLGVGYIEGGWPGANPKDTEFFRRAAVELDLEHARLAAFGSTRRAGLLAADDPQVAALRESGAGVVTLVAKSHVGHVEKALRTTLEENLAMIRDTVSHLRAEGQQVFLDAEHFFDGYRLDRAYALEVLRTAYDAGAEVIALCDTNGGMLPGWVSDVVNDVLETTQVRVGIHCHNDTGLAVANTLAAVEAGATHVQGCINGYGERTGNADLVNVVANLELKLDRQVLPPGLLTEATRIAHAVAEVTNVPPAARQPYVGASAFAHKAGLHASAIKVDPDLYQHMDPAGVGNDMRLLVSDMAGRATIELKGKELGFDLSDNPELVTRVTNRVKELELRGYTFEAADASFELLLAEEVDGRRPSYFDVESWRVITETLTHAAPGEEAVSEATVKLTAADVRYVVTGEGNGPVNALDQALRSAIEQAYPEIAKFELIDFKVRILDQGHGTDAITRVLIETTDGASSWVTVGVGANVIEASWEALVDSLTYGLLRHHQD
- a CDS encoding branched-chain amino acid aminotransferase — translated: MQITTTLSATPTDDARLAEILANPGFGVHFSDHMFTVEWTPEQGWYDARITPYGPITLDPAAAVLHYAQETFEGMKAYRHHGADGDSLWLFRPEANAERMKRSSHRLALPVLEVPDFIQAVEELVKVDARWVPGNPDGGEKSLYLRPFMFASEKFLGVRPAQHVTFMVIASPAGAYFKGGIKPVTLWLTEEYTRAGRGGMGAAKTGGNYASSLVAQQEAYAQGCDQVVFLDAQEGRYVEELGGMNMYFVFDDGSIVTPETGTILEGITRSSIIELAGKMGHQVTERKFGIDEWREGVASGRITEIFACGTAAVVTPVGSLKYTGGETPAPASQDLTMRIREALVGVQLGRAEDTFGWMRRID
- a CDS encoding SMP-30/gluconolactonase/LRE family protein — translated: MDTLVSGLGLVESPRWHDGRIWFSDWTHGRIIAVDEHDCVEVVVEHPSLPLCFDFLPDGRLVLVSNQVHALLVREPDGTLVRYADLAGLSSYGHNDIVVDRLGRAYVNSCDFDFAVGPPDGARAPGFVALVLPDGTARVVADDLAFPNGMALTADGRTLVVADSYRSQLVGFDIAEDGSLSRRRIWADLGTDNPDGICLDAEGAAWYADVPHRRCVRVAEGGEVLRTVELDRGGFACAIDGDRLYVVAAHWPGPAELPTFQDWDGQLLRVALG
- a CDS encoding NAD(P)H-dependent oxidoreductase, whose translation is MTDTQSTRVAVLVGSLRADSLNRKLAEILRDEAPAGVTLDIIEGLGEVPFYNEDLDGESAPAAAVALRERVASADRVLAVTPEYNGTMPAVLNNAIDWISRPYGAGAVVGKPFGVIGATPTPYGGKWAHGDTARSAGIAGAIVVEDVTVSQPAVDVDPTTDPEVRAKLLAALGTLVEFAPEVSAA
- a CDS encoding amidase family protein, producing MAELHDLTALEQGALIRSGEISPVELTEHYLERAARLPQEYVDGAFVHRDPDAARRRAREVAAVGPVGDGASPLAGVPTAIKDLNLTRGVPTAFGSPAFAGYVPDVSDSVALAIEDAGLVSLGKTSTPEFGSPCYTEPEGRPPAVTPWDTTRMAGGSSGGAASAVAAGLVPVAQGSDGGGSIRIPASCCGLVGLKPTRGRISGFPVYGDPVGLAVSGPIARTVADAAALLDVLAGRRAGDPAWAPDPTGTFLSAAGREPGRLRIARFDRPVIADVEVHPEVQQAYDDASRLLASLGHVIEDVQVPLPPEAVAVFETCWAVLTALSTVPLEPAQREQIRPLTRWLGERGEAVSGPEFGLAIGAMRRYAAGALVALAPYDIVLTPTLAAPPLPVGALRDDDDPAADFEAQKRFTPWTSAWNVTGMPAISLPLHQTSDGLPVGVMLAARPAEEELLISLAAQVEAAAPWKDRHPPLW
- a CDS encoding TetR/AcrR family transcriptional regulator, producing MPKDLPLITTAPVVRRDAARNREALLRAAAELIESCGVDDLTTEAVAARAGVGKGTVFRRFGSREGLMASLLNHREEEWQASVISGPPPLGPGAPPMERLLAFGASRLRHHREQAALIEAAGTTWGENYAVLGFVSLHVRMLLSQLGVQGDLGYLATALVAPLGVPVLRQLMDAGGMSEAQVVAGWNDLVARVVAQPSATRSS